DNA sequence from the Parasphaerochaeta coccoides DSM 17374 genome:
AAAAACTCAAGGAGCAGGATGTCCTGCAAGGCATGTTGGATGAACTGTCCAAGGAACTGCCTACCATCAAGGAAGTCCTGATTGATGAACGCGACCGCTATTTGGCATCTTCCATCTATTCCGCTCCGGGGAAAAACATTGTGGCGGTCATCGGAGCTGGTCACGCCCAAGGCTTGATAGAAAACATGGGAAGGCTGGACAATGGAGAGATGGCCCCCTCCCTTGACGATATATCCGATGTCCCTCCGGCAGGAAAAGCAGGAAAGGTAGCGGTGTGGCTCATTCCGCTTGCCCTCGTCGGCCTGATAGTTGCAGGGTTCATCAATGCAGGATGGAACCAAGGACTGACCAGTTTCCTGTACTGGGCGTTAATCAACGGAAGCTTTGCAGGCATCGGAGCCATTGCTGCCCTTGCCCACCCGCTGACCATCCTGGTGACTATCGTCACCGCGCCTGTAGCCGCCCTGCATCCCGCCATTGGAGTCGGCATGATCGCGGGCATCATGGAACTGACCATGCGCCATCCCAGGGTGAAGGACTTTGAGCAGCTTAATGATGACATCACATCGGTACGGGGCTGGTATCGTAATCGTATTTTCAGGGCTTTGTTGGTATTCCTGTTGTCCAGCGTGGGCAGCATACTAGGAACCTTTATAGCATTCCCGTGGCTCATAAGTAAGTTAGTATAACTTACTAAGTTGCTTATTTTATTTCTCCACAAACTTTTAATGCGTCTGAGATACTTGAGGCGCGGCAAAGACCTGCTTTTTTATCCAGGGAAGCGGAGGACGGGACAAGAAGACGCGGAAAGCCCATGTCCACTGCCGCTTTTGCTCTTTTATCAGGAAAACTTACCGGCCTCACTTCCCCAGCCAGACTCAACTCGCCGAAACTGACCAGTTTATCCGGCAACGGTCGCGATATCATTGCCGACCAGAGAGACAGGGCAAGGGGAAGGTCAATTGAAACCTCGGACAACTTCATCCCTCCCCCGACATTTACATAAATATCGTGGTCGCCGATACGCAACCCACCATGTTTTTCCAACACAGCCGCGACTCGTGATACACGGGCGGAATCAATTCGATCCGAATAGATACGGGAGAAGCCTCCCTTTGCCGGAACGACCAATGCCTGTATTTCCACTAAGAAAGTCCGGGTTCCTTCGACCACTGCGGTATACGCGATGCCTGCGGGAGTCAGTCCGTCGTTCCTGCGGGAAAGGAAAAATCCGGACGGATCAGGAACCGCGGTCAGCCCCTTCTCTCCCATCAGGAAAATCCCTATCTCATCGACCGTCCCGAAACGGTTCTTTTCAGCCCGAACCAGCCGGATACCGGAAGAAGCCTGTTCAAAGTACAACACAGTATCAACAAGATGCTCGATCACCTTGGGGCCGGCAAGCTGCCCTTCCTTGGTGACATGTCCGATAAGGAAGATTGCTGTTTCTGACTGTTTTGCCAGTCCTACCAATTCCATGCAGCACGCTCTGATTTGATTGACCGTGCCGGGCGCGGAAGGAATGGCAGAAGACCAGAGAGTCTGGACGGAATCAATGACAAGGACATCCGGAGAAGAAGACAAAATGGTCGAAGCAAGTTCTTCCAGCCGTGTTTCACAATAGACGTCAACTTTATTCAGGGGGACATCCAGCCGCTGAGCTCTCAGCTTAATCTGCGCGGAGGATTCTTCCCCCGATACATAAAGAACTTTATGTCCCGCCGCGCCACACTGTCCCAGGACTTGAAGCATCAAGGTGGATTTCCCTATGCCGGGCTCTCCTCCAAGAAGGACAGATGCCCCACGCATCACGCCACCGCCCAGTACCCTGTCCAGCTCCGTCATTCCGGTATCAAAGCGAAAGCCTTCCGTGACGACGATTTCAGCAAGGGGAAGCGGTTTCTTCATGGTCGTAGGAGCAAGTTTACGGGCAGAACCTTTGGTATCAGGAACAACAGCTTCTTCGACAAAAGAGTTCCACGCTCCGCATGAAGGGCAGAGTCCCAGCCATTTTGCTTCTGTATGACCGCACTCCGTGCATGCGTAGCGTATGGATTTCCCTTTCATGACTTTTCTTCCTCTCCTCCCTTTACCAGCTTATCAGATGCACGTCAAAGACAAGATAAGAATCTGGCGGGATGACTCCAGGATAGCCATGTGTACCATAGCCAAGTTCAGGGGGAATGATGAGTGTGCGCTTTTCATCCTTGTGCATCGTCAGGAGTGCTTCATTCCAGCCTTCTATGACTTCCCCTATCTTGAACTGTGCGGGCGTTCCCCTCTGGGTCGAGCTGTCAAATACCTTACCATTGAGCAGGGAGCCTGTGTAATGGACTGTCACCTTTGCTCCACGGGCAGGTGAATCTGTTCCTTTTCCTTCCTGTACAATGACATATCTCAATCCTGACGGAGTTTTTACCGCATCAGGCCAGCGGTTCTTCAGTTCTTGGTCAACAGCTTTGCGCTCTTGTTCCTTCTTTTCCTCAGCAACACGGGCAACCTTCTCAACCAAGGCGGAAAAAGCCTCTTGAGTCACTGAATAATTTTCAGCGTCAGCCCCGACGCGCAGTATATTGATGCTGTTTATTTTGTCTCCCTGCTTGATTTTATCCACGACATCCTGTCCTTCTACCACATGGCCGAAGACAGAATGCTTGCCGTTAAGCCTTGGCGTGGCGACATGCGTGATAAAAAACTGGCTGCCATTGGTTCCTGGGCCGGCATTTGCCATGGAAACAGTACCTGGGCCATCATGGAGCAGGGAATCATCGAACTCATCGGGGAAATAATAACCAGGCCCCCCCGTTCCCGTCCCTTTAGGACAACCGCCTTGAATCATGAACTCAGGAATGACACGATGGAAGACCAGTCCGTCATAATATGGGGTTCCTTTTTTCTCAAGATTCAAGGCACCTTCCGCAAGACCGACGAAATTCGCAACGGTCATGGGAACCTTATCATAGGCGAGGGACAGGATGATATCCCCCTTTGTTGTGTGGATGGCCGCATACAGACCATCAGCAAGTTTGTTTGACATGAGAGCTACCTTATCCTTTATATAATCGTATTATCTGCTTCGTTCTTTATTATATCCACAGGCTTCCGTTCGTTTCAAATTTCAAACAGATCATGCTCCGGGGATATCAGCGCGTATATCCTCTCCAGTTCCTCTTGGCTTTGGTAGGTTATTTCTATTTTCCCTTTCTCAATCGAACCTTTTACCTCAACCCTGACCCCTGTTACTTCAAGGAACTTGTTCTCGATTGCCAGGATATCAGCTGATTTCATAGGAAGGGCATCTCCACGGGAAGGGCCTTTTCCTGGTCGAGAGAGCCGTTTCCCATAATTGAAGTCGGATGCCAGCCGTTCAGCTTCCCGCACAGACAGTTCCTGCTCAATAACTCGCCTGTAAAGGATTTCCTGGTCAGCGGGATT
Encoded proteins:
- the radA gene encoding DNA repair protein RadA, which codes for MKGKSIRYACTECGHTEAKWLGLCPSCGAWNSFVEEAVVPDTKGSARKLAPTTMKKPLPLAEIVVTEGFRFDTGMTELDRVLGGGVMRGASVLLGGEPGIGKSTLMLQVLGQCGAAGHKVLYVSGEESSAQIKLRAQRLDVPLNKVDVYCETRLEELASTILSSSPDVLVIDSVQTLWSSAIPSAPGTVNQIRACCMELVGLAKQSETAIFLIGHVTKEGQLAGPKVIEHLVDTVLYFEQASSGIRLVRAEKNRFGTVDEIGIFLMGEKGLTAVPDPSGFFLSRRNDGLTPAGIAYTAVVEGTRTFLVEIQALVVPAKGGFSRIYSDRIDSARVSRVAAVLEKHGGLRIGDHDIYVNVGGGMKLSEVSIDLPLALSLWSAMISRPLPDKLVSFGELSLAGEVRPVSFPDKRAKAAVDMGFPRLLVPSSASLDKKAGLCRASSISDALKVCGEIK
- a CDS encoding peptidylprolyl isomerase; its protein translation is MSNKLADGLYAAIHTTKGDIILSLAYDKVPMTVANFVGLAEGALNLEKKGTPYYDGLVFHRVIPEFMIQGGCPKGTGTGGPGYYFPDEFDDSLLHDGPGTVSMANAGPGTNGSQFFITHVATPRLNGKHSVFGHVVEGQDVVDKIKQGDKINSINILRVGADAENYSVTQEAFSALVEKVARVAEEKKEQERKAVDQELKNRWPDAVKTPSGLRYVIVQEGKGTDSPARGAKVTVHYTGSLLNGKVFDSSTQRGTPAQFKIGEVIEGWNEALLTMHKDEKRTLIIPPELGYGTHGYPGVIPPDSYLVFDVHLISW
- a CDS encoding TraB/GumN family protein, which translates into the protein MTSERISDTIHKITLSDGRIITLVGTAHISQESVTEVSSIIDQVNPDHICIELDKGRFRTKDQESSWETMDLKKVLKEGKGFLLLANMVLASFQKRMSVQTGSAPGQEILGAAYIAQEKGIPFSFCDREIQVTLKRAWRKSSLWNKAKLLSTLLSSAFDKGELEAVDLEKLKEQDVLQGMLDELSKELPTIKEVLIDERDRYLASSIYSAPGKNIVAVIGAGHAQGLIENMGRLDNGEMAPSLDDISDVPPAGKAGKVAVWLIPLALVGLIVAGFINAGWNQGLTSFLYWALINGSFAGIGAIAALAHPLTILVTIVTAPVAALHPAIGVGMIAGIMELTMRHPRVKDFEQLNDDITSVRGWYRNRIFRALLVFLLSSVGSILGTFIAFPWLISKLV